One Prevotella intermedia ATCC 25611 = DSM 20706 DNA window includes the following coding sequences:
- a CDS encoding site-specific integrase, translated as MSDNSFARHLTAFFTEYLASERGFSHNTIRSYSNTFVSFLSYMESACHVKPERMELKYVNRSNVLSFLDWLQDNNGIKDTTRNQRLAAIHAFCRYMQYEDVAHLEQWQQVLSIKIKKTVRHSVNYLSLEGIRLLLSQIPHDTKSGRRDLAIISLLYESGARVQELIDLTPQDLHLDSPCYVTLYGKGRKKRLVPIQNPQVAIIRSYIAENRLDLQSANCRPLFQNNRGGKLTGAGITFILGRHVANARIVNPELIPKRITPHCLRHSKAMHLLQAGVNLVYIRDILGHVSIQTTEVYARADSKQKREALEAAYTEVLPALGEEKTSWERDSELRSWLKSLGK; from the coding sequence ATGAGTGACAACAGTTTCGCAAGGCACCTGACAGCCTTTTTCACAGAATATCTTGCCAGTGAACGGGGATTCAGCCACAATACGATAAGGTCGTACAGCAACACCTTTGTATCCTTTCTGTCCTATATGGAATCTGCCTGCCATGTCAAACCGGAGAGGATGGAACTGAAATACGTCAACAGGAGTAACGTGCTCTCGTTCCTAGACTGGCTTCAGGACAACAACGGGATTAAAGACACAACCCGAAACCAACGGCTGGCGGCCATCCATGCCTTCTGTCGCTATATGCAATATGAGGATGTTGCCCATCTTGAGCAGTGGCAGCAGGTCTTGTCCATCAAGATAAAAAAAACAGTCAGGCACAGCGTTAATTACCTTTCCCTTGAAGGAATCAGACTGCTTTTGTCGCAAATACCACATGACACAAAATCAGGCAGGCGTGACCTTGCAATCATATCGTTACTTTATGAAAGCGGGGCACGTGTACAAGAACTGATAGACCTCACTCCGCAAGATTTGCACTTGGACAGTCCCTGCTATGTTACTCTTTATGGAAAAGGAAGGAAGAAACGCCTTGTGCCGATACAGAATCCGCAAGTGGCCATCATCAGATCATACATAGCAGAGAACAGGCTTGACCTACAGTCCGCTAACTGTAGACCGCTTTTTCAGAACAACCGGGGCGGCAAGCTTACCGGGGCAGGTATCACGTTTATACTTGGGCGACATGTGGCTAACGCTAGGATAGTCAACCCTGAGTTGATTCCCAAAAGAATTACACCACATTGTTTGCGGCACAGTAAAGCCATGCATCTATTACAGGCAGGAGTGAATCTTGTGTACATAAGGGATATACTTGGTCATGTGTCCATACAGACAACGGAAGTATATGCAAGGGCAGACTCTAAGCAGAAAAGAGAAGCACTTGAGGCGGCATATACCGAAGTCCTGCCTGCTTTGGGAGAAGAAAAGACATCGTGGGAGAGGGACTCCGAACTGAGGTCTTGGCTGAAAAGCCTTGGCAAGTAA
- a CDS encoding nucleotidyl transferase AbiEii/AbiGii toxin family protein: MAISHSFFGIEKTSKNQREKLRKTARAYIHEVLSTQLDAKLKAMGVSGYSIENITQVQDKNGEWRPIDSDKDPTVILLHYPSIVEDAISYIPSRVKIEISALSMDEPSEQREIHSLIEECFEGEDAGAISKVRTVLPTRTFLEKIFLIAEEFQKDKPRHLRMSRHLYDLEKLMDTQYGRDALSDGSLYNEIVEHRRTYYALKYINYDLHTPSTINFMIPEKELELWKTDYAAMKQFFIYGQSLEFNELTQRIEELNERIKKIVF; encoded by the coding sequence TTGGCTATTAGTCATTCGTTCTTTGGTATTGAGAAAACGAGCAAGAACCAACGTGAAAAGTTGCGTAAAACAGCACGTGCCTATATTCACGAAGTACTTTCTACGCAATTAGATGCTAAGTTGAAGGCTATGGGAGTTTCTGGATATAGTATAGAAAATATAACACAAGTCCAAGATAAGAATGGTGAATGGCGTCCGATAGATTCTGATAAAGACCCTACGGTTATTCTTTTGCACTATCCGTCGATTGTTGAAGATGCTATCTCATACATTCCTTCTCGTGTAAAGATTGAAATCAGTGCTCTTTCTATGGACGAACCGTCTGAACAAAGAGAAATCCATTCATTGATTGAAGAATGTTTTGAAGGTGAAGATGCTGGTGCTATCAGTAAAGTCAGAACTGTACTACCTACTCGCACTTTCTTGGAAAAGATATTTTTAATAGCCGAAGAATTTCAGAAGGATAAGCCGAGGCATCTTCGAATGTCCCGCCATTTATACGATTTGGAGAAGCTAATGGATACTCAATATGGTCGTGATGCTTTGTCTGACGGCTCTCTATACAATGAGATTGTAGAGCACCGTAGAACGTACTATGCCCTAAAATATATAAATTATGACCTTCATACTCCTTCTACCATTAATTTTATGATACCAGAGAAAGAGTTGGAATTATGGAAAACTGATTATGCCGCAATGAAACAATTTTTCATATATGGTCAATCTCTTGAATTTAATGAACTAACACAAAGGATAGAAGAACTGAATGAGCGAATAAAGAAAATCGTATTTTGA
- a CDS encoding tyrosine-type recombinase/integrase, which produces MSYNNMESKMFCIPALLRTLYGTGMRIGEACSLVNQDVDLKNAQILTRKTKNQQQRIVPICQSLATVLEQYRQYRDRIAIPGISLPNAHFFVAPNGRSLSPGNMHDWFRKLLKTCGIPFIGGNHGPRVHDLRHTFAVHSLMQQVRAGADIYCALPILSVYLGHKTLSGTERYVRLTQEMFLTSSIWKSPFLLTCFRQCP; this is translated from the coding sequence ATGTCTTATAACAATATGGAGAGCAAGATGTTTTGCATTCCTGCCCTGTTAAGGACTCTATACGGTACAGGTATGCGTATCGGTGAGGCTTGTTCACTGGTGAATCAGGATGTAGACCTGAAGAATGCACAGATTCTGACACGAAAGACGAAGAACCAACAGCAGCGTATCGTTCCTATCTGTCAATCGTTGGCTACCGTACTGGAACAGTATAGGCAGTATCGTGATAGAATAGCAATTCCTGGAATTTCACTACCTAATGCACATTTCTTTGTCGCTCCGAATGGGCGAAGCCTAAGCCCAGGCAATATGCATGACTGGTTCCGCAAACTTTTGAAAACATGCGGCATACCATTCATTGGAGGCAACCACGGGCCGAGGGTACATGACCTCCGCCATACGTTTGCCGTCCACTCGCTCATGCAGCAGGTGAGGGCTGGCGCTGATATTTATTGCGCATTACCCATCCTGTCTGTATATCTGGGACACAAGACCTTGTCAGGAACAGAGAGATATGTCCGTCTGACACAGGAGATGTTCCTGACATCATCAATCTGGAAGAGTCCGTTTCTTCTTACGTGTTTCCGTCAATGCCCTTAA
- a CDS encoding IS982 family transposase yields MTDTNLIEIFCIFDDFCKYFTPELKKHTLQVPGKRHRNRVSRMSDSEIMTILVLFHTHRFRDLKSFYLGYICQHMRGDFPHRISYNRFVERQAQVALHLLLFLQTCALGKCSGISIIDSTPLASCHIKRERQHRTMRGWAAKGKCTMGWFYGFKLHLVINDKGEIIQWKLTPGNVDDREPLKDKRFTERLFGKLFADRGYISQNLFEMLFVDNIHLVTKIKKNMKNSLMSLYDKLLLRKRSVIETVNDELKNVCQIEHTRHRSFDNFATNLIAGLIAYNLLPKKPEMNIEIIDKSRIIA; encoded by the coding sequence ATGACTGATACAAATTTAATAGAAATATTCTGTATATTCGACGATTTTTGCAAGTATTTTACTCCAGAGTTGAAAAAACATACGCTTCAGGTACCCGGCAAGCGGCACCGTAACCGTGTTTCCCGTATGTCAGACAGTGAAATCATGACCATTCTGGTCCTGTTCCACACTCACCGCTTCCGAGACCTCAAGTCCTTCTACTTAGGCTATATCTGCCAGCATATGCGTGGAGACTTCCCACATCGGATTTCCTACAACCGCTTCGTCGAGCGACAAGCACAGGTCGCACTGCACCTGTTGCTGTTTCTCCAGACATGTGCACTGGGCAAGTGTTCAGGCATATCCATCATTGATTCCACACCACTGGCTTCCTGCCACATCAAGCGTGAGCGGCAGCACAGGACCATGAGGGGCTGGGCGGCAAAGGGAAAGTGCACCATGGGCTGGTTCTACGGCTTCAAGCTACATCTTGTCATCAATGACAAGGGAGAGATTATCCAGTGGAAGCTCACGCCAGGAAACGTAGATGACAGGGAGCCACTGAAGGACAAACGCTTCACCGAGAGGTTGTTTGGGAAACTCTTCGCAGACAGGGGGTATATCAGTCAGAACCTCTTTGAGATGCTCTTTGTGGACAATATACATTTAGTGACAAAGATAAAGAAGAACATGAAGAACTCCCTGATGAGCCTGTATGATAAGTTGTTGCTCAGAAAGCGTTCTGTGATAGAGACGGTGAACGATGAACTGAAGAATGTATGTCAGATAGAACACACCAGACATCGCTCTTTTGATAACTTTGCAACAAATCTGATAGCAGGACTCATTGCATACAATCTGTTGCCAAAGAAGCCAGAAATGAACATAGAAATAATTGATAAAAGCAGAATAATTGCATAG
- a CDS encoding site-specific integrase: protein MDSRGITQYSSVIGEEYLSLATRDVAPSTKRARLRSIHMLTEYLETGGIRRRIVHLVEHPLPGEIGQIAQEYLQGMQAARKNELTVLNHRRMLSYFISGLSIKGIYRVDDVSERDILDFVDSTPVAKSHHYYTIKSFTRFLFEKGYTSANLSYVIERNNFPHHEKLPSVYSAEEVCRIEQSVEQSSHVGKRDYAILLLASRLGLRASDIANLTFSNINWDKNLMVLVQSKTGNPIELPLLREVGEAIVNYLRYSRPVSDLPNVFLTACAPYRPMTHISLNGVISRIMQESGIDITGRKFGPHSMRHSLASNLLKAGVSIPIISSALGHKSSQTTMGYLRIDASNLRKCSLDVPEVPDSFYEQKGGAFYD from the coding sequence ATGGATAGCCGTGGTATCACACAGTACTCATCCGTAATAGGCGAAGAGTACCTTTCTTTGGCGACACGGGATGTTGCCCCTTCTACCAAACGCGCACGATTGCGCAGTATCCACATGCTTACGGAATATTTGGAAACAGGAGGCATCCGCAGACGAATTGTGCATTTGGTAGAGCATCCGTTGCCAGGTGAGATAGGACAGATAGCACAAGAGTATCTACAGGGGATGCAAGCGGCAAGAAAGAACGAACTGACAGTGCTCAATCACCGTAGAATGCTGAGCTATTTCATATCTGGACTCAGTATCAAAGGGATATACAGAGTGGATGACGTCTCCGAGAGAGACATACTAGATTTTGTGGACAGTACTCCAGTGGCTAAAAGTCACCACTATTACACAATTAAGAGCTTTACACGTTTCCTATTCGAAAAAGGTTATACGTCCGCGAATCTCAGCTATGTGATTGAGCGCAACAATTTTCCCCATCATGAGAAACTTCCCTCTGTGTACAGCGCAGAGGAGGTGTGCAGAATAGAGCAGTCGGTAGAGCAGTCAAGCCATGTTGGGAAGCGGGACTATGCGATATTGCTCCTTGCATCCCGTCTCGGACTTCGGGCCTCTGACATCGCCAACCTCACATTTTCTAACATTAACTGGGATAAGAATCTGATGGTACTTGTCCAGTCAAAGACAGGTAACCCTATCGAACTGCCCTTGTTACGCGAGGTTGGAGAGGCTATCGTCAATTACCTGCGCTACTCACGTCCTGTGTCTGACCTGCCCAATGTATTCCTAACAGCCTGTGCACCCTATCGGCCGATGACGCATATCAGCCTGAACGGTGTCATTTCCAGAATCATGCAAGAATCCGGCATAGACATCACTGGGCGCAAGTTCGGTCCCCATTCCATGCGCCATTCTCTTGCGAGCAACCTCTTGAAAGCGGGTGTCTCTATTCCGATTATATCAAGTGCTCTTGGCCATAAGAGTTCCCAAACTACGATGGGATATTTGAGGATCGACGCAAGTAACCTGAGGAAGTGTTCCCTTGACGTACCAGAAGTGCCAGACTCTTTCTATGAGCAGAAAGGAGGTGCGTTTTATGATTGA
- a CDS encoding DUF6088 family protein: MEEKHSTGKNITLKAQIEALPKDSVLFRSDFPEYHSEFVGSILAELTSNGLLVKIAQGIYVKPRKSRFGQVLPSIEKIVQAIATRDNAEILPSGMTALNALGLSTQVPMNYTYLTTGSERTVKLTNHQIVLKRGVPKNFCYETRLIALLVQALKTIKQENIGTKELQVIREIISKEPNKESLAKDIDMMPVWMKRIVKPMLNNN; the protein is encoded by the coding sequence ATGGAAGAAAAGCATTCAACAGGAAAAAATATCACACTGAAAGCTCAAATAGAGGCTTTGCCTAAAGACAGTGTGCTTTTTCGTTCGGACTTTCCAGAGTACCATTCTGAATTTGTTGGAAGTATCTTGGCAGAACTTACATCAAACGGATTGTTGGTAAAAATAGCCCAAGGAATATATGTAAAACCGAGAAAAAGCCGTTTTGGTCAAGTTCTGCCATCTATTGAGAAAATAGTTCAAGCTATAGCGACTCGGGACAATGCAGAGATATTGCCCTCTGGAATGACAGCTTTAAATGCTTTGGGACTTTCAACTCAAGTGCCAATGAATTATACTTATCTGACTACTGGTAGTGAGAGAACAGTAAAATTAACCAATCATCAGATAGTCCTCAAGCGTGGAGTACCAAAGAACTTTTGTTATGAAACACGTTTGATAGCCTTACTGGTACAGGCTTTAAAGACGATTAAACAGGAGAATATTGGCACCAAGGAATTACAAGTGATACGTGAAATCATTTCTAAGGAGCCAAATAAGGAAAGCTTAGCAAAGGACATTGATATGATGCCTGTTTGGATGAAGAGGATTGTAAAACCAATGCTTAATAACAATTAA